In Coccidioides posadasii str. Silveira chromosome 4, complete sequence, one genomic interval encodes:
- the SEM1 gene encoding 26S proteasome complex subunit (EggNog:ENOG410PS8W~COG:O), with amino-acid sequence MSSQPTTLQSQTGIQRHGEISSQAQKPTTALEEDDEFEDFPVEDWPQEDAEALGPAGTNNDHLWEESWDDDDSNEEFSRQLKEELKKVEAMKQQ; translated from the exons ATGTCAAGCCAGCCCACTACTCTTCAGTCCCAGACTGGCATCCAACGTCACGGCGAGATTTCATCCCAAGCCCAGAAGCCAACAACTGCTctggaagaagatgatgagtTCGAGGATTTTCCTGTTGAAG ATTGGCCTCAAGAAGATGCCGAGGCACTTGGCCCAGCGGGAACAAACAATGATCATCTGTGGGAGGAAAGCTGGGATGACGATGATAGCAATGAGGAATTCTCTAGACAATTGAA GGAAGAATTGAAGAAAGTGGAAGCTATGAAACAGCAATGA